From Pseudomonas sp. G.S.17, the proteins below share one genomic window:
- the erpA gene encoding iron-sulfur cluster insertion protein ErpA — translation MSVESFTPTALQFTHGAAHKVKSLVDEEGNDRLKLRVFVTGGGCSGFQYGFTFDEDVADDDTIVEREGVSLVVDPMSFQYLAGAEVDYQEGLEGSRFVIKNPNASTTCGCGSSFSI, via the coding sequence ATGAGCGTCGAATCCTTCACTCCAACGGCTTTGCAATTCACCCACGGTGCCGCGCACAAAGTGAAAAGCCTGGTCGATGAAGAGGGCAATGATCGCCTGAAGCTGCGTGTCTTCGTGACGGGTGGCGGCTGTTCCGGTTTTCAGTATGGCTTCACCTTCGATGAAGACGTTGCGGACGATGACACCATTGTCGAGCGCGAAGGCGTAAGTCTGGTTGTTGATCCGATGAGCTTCCAGTATCTGGCCGGTGCAGAAGTAGACTACCAGGAAGGACTGGAAGGCTCGCGCTTCGTGATCAAGAATCCGAATGCATCCACCACCTGTGGTTGCGGCTCGTCTTTCTCGATCTGA
- the argC gene encoding N-acetyl-gamma-glutamyl-phosphate reductase produces MVKVGIVGGTGYTGVELLRLLAQHPQAEVVVITSRSEAGLPVADMYPNLRGHYDGLAFSVPDVKTLGACDVVFFATPHGVAHALAGELLDAGTKVIDLSADFRLQDPVEWAKWYGQPHGAPELLEQAVYGLPEVNREQIKHARLIAVPGCYPTATQLGFLPLLEAGIADNTRLIADCKSGVSGAGRGLSLGSLYSEANESFKAYAVKGHRHLPEITQGLRRAAGGDVGLTFVPHLTPMIRGIHSTLYATVTDKSIDLQALFEKRYANEPFVDVMPAGSHPETRSVRGANVCRIAVHRPQGGDLVVVLSVIDNLVKGASGQAVQNMNILFGLDEKLGLSHAGMMP; encoded by the coding sequence ATGGTCAAGGTCGGTATCGTCGGCGGCACGGGTTACACCGGAGTCGAATTGCTGCGTTTGTTGGCACAGCATCCGCAAGCTGAAGTGGTCGTCATCACTTCCCGATCCGAGGCGGGTCTGCCTGTCGCCGACATGTACCCGAATTTGCGAGGCCATTACGACGGGCTGGCCTTCAGCGTGCCGGACGTGAAGACGCTGGGCGCCTGCGACGTCGTCTTCTTCGCCACGCCGCACGGGGTTGCCCACGCGTTGGCGGGCGAACTGCTTGACGCCGGCACCAAGGTCATCGACCTGTCCGCCGACTTCCGTCTGCAGGATCCGGTGGAGTGGGCCAAGTGGTACGGCCAGCCCCACGGCGCGCCTGAGCTGCTAGAACAAGCGGTATACGGCTTGCCGGAAGTCAATCGCGAGCAGATCAAACACGCTCGCTTGATTGCTGTTCCAGGTTGCTACCCAACGGCGACCCAGCTGGGTTTCCTGCCATTGCTCGAAGCTGGCATCGCCGATAACACACGTTTGATCGCCGACTGCAAATCCGGTGTGAGCGGTGCGGGTCGTGGTTTGAGCCTGGGCTCGTTGTATTCCGAGGCCAACGAAAGCTTCAAGGCCTACGCGGTCAAAGGTCACCGTCACTTGCCGGAAATCACTCAGGGTTTGCGTCGCGCAGCGGGTGGTGATGTCGGTTTGACTTTCGTGCCGCACCTGACACCAATGATCCGTGGCATTCACTCCACGCTCTACGCAACGGTGACTGACAAGTCCATCGACCTGCAGGCGCTGTTCGAAAAACGTTATGCCAACGAACCGTTCGTCGACGTCATGCCTGCCGGTAGCCACCCGGAAACCCGCAGCGTGCGCGGCGCCAACGTGTGCCGCATTGCCGTGCATCGTCCACAGGGCGGTGATCTGGTGGTGGTGCTGTCGGTGATCGACAATCTGGTCAAAGGCGCGTCAGGCCAGGCTGTGCAGAACATGAACATCCTGTTCGGTCTGGACGAGAAGCTGGGTCTTTCCCATGCGGGGATGATGCCTTAA